From Vigna angularis cultivar LongXiaoDou No.4 chromosome 11, ASM1680809v1, whole genome shotgun sequence:
TTAGATCAACCAATGCAGTCCACTAAGTGCCTCTCAAGAATGCTTCaagattcttcaaattcttcacgttcttgattcttggaatGTATGACAATCTGTAAAACTATCTTAGATCAAGTATGTCAGATATGAAAGTGTATAAAATGATAAAGTCTTTTAGAATTACAAGTCaagcgtcaatttatagtatttaTCAGTACAAACACAAAACAATCGATTATGTtacttatgtaatcggttatgTTAAAATCAAATGTAACAAAATTACAACTAACTCAACTCTTAATTGAATGCataattaatataatcgattctcATTTAATgctagtcaaacatatttaaaaatatgaccattaaaacattttttgacTAAgctaaaaacaattttcaaaagataacaaacttaattgattacataaaatgtgtaattgattaagcttaacacttaaacagattttgaaaactttttctcttcaaaaactcatcacaacacatttgaaaatgatatatgcaaaaatacgagttttaatcgattcaccaactaatgtaatcgattcaaacttgttgttttgccacatttCAAAACTAAAGTTTTTGTGCTTGTGATTTTTATCACTCAGAAACATACAGTATGCATACAAAGATATAATgacatcataatcacaataacatgcagaaacaacaacaaacatatGCATTAATCAACAATAAGCATTTACATATCCACATATGTATTAAACACAGAAAACACATTTATGTTGTGTCATGACAACATCTGTTAcaatcaatgtgttgtcatcattaAAATCGAACACATGAGTTGGGTTCAACACTCACAtggctcccctatcaacaaaaAGTTAATCCCATACCTATAAAATTATTGGAGATAATgtgttttctttccttctcttctttctttttcttcctcctatCTTTTAAAAGAATCACTCAAGATTTAACTCTTGCATGTTAGTTtcacacttttatttttttccattacCAAAGGTTCCATTCTCCTTTTATagctaaaatttaataatattttaataccagtgtaaatttttaatattaatttaattcccatacacatattttaaatttttttaaacttaactcatttctaaaattttaactaaattaaaatttcatatagttttacattataataaaatattcaaaatttataaagagAGACAAacaatataagataaaaaaaaaaaaaaactagtaagTGTGCTAAGTAAGAGTTGAATACATAACCTCCTTTACTATAGAGCTCTAACTATCACATACTTTTTTCATatcatcatataatatattcatttatcttatttaccaaatttaaaatatttgtccTCGATTTTACACCATGGAGGGCGTTGAGCTTTTCAGCCTCGTTGTCAAAGAGTATGAGGATGTAGGCATCATCGAGCAGCGTAACAACACATGGATTACAGGAGATGAAGGACCTTGATGGCATGTCGGTATGGATATCGATGGAGTTGTGGTGGTAGATTCAAGAAACCTAAAATATTGAGTAAGATAGAGAcaaagataaaagaaatgaagaaaaccttaaataagataaaagcaCTCACTTACCAAACAAGAGAGTTGCGAGAGCAAGATTACTAAACAAGAGAATTGTGAGAGCAAGAGGGTGTAGCACAATGAGGAGACTGAGAGGCAAAAAAAGGGTAGAGAGGATAAGAGTTAGGAGTTTGAAGTGCAGAATGAGAAGGCTCTAAGGGAATAaggaaattaaatatattatgacaGTTCTTGtaataaatgatatataaaGTCTTGtactttattaataaattatcatcACACCCACTTTCTATGCCATTTAACcgacataaaaaattatatactttattacaaaattgtGACAACTATCAATTTCTATATTGATTCTAAGTATAATTAACATAGaaagttttgtattttatttcaaaattgtcaCTGTTTTCCCTTTTCTATATAGGTCTAGTGATAACCAATATATAAAATCTCATCagatttataattatgtaataactTCACTTATTATAGCAGATGAATTTTAACTAGGACCAACTCAAGGGTAAAACAGGTAAAATACTCGTTTTAGgcctaaaaatgaaaaaatgcctatattttttttaatactattaaattaattacaaaattatatttaagaaaaaagcctcaaaatttattaatattaatatagttctattaaattaattataaaattatgcttaaaaaaaactaagtctcaattttttttagtactAATATACATCTATTATTATCCGCAAATTTTTATtggtattaaaaattatatttaatgagttaaaattttgtttcgatcaattataattttttttaggaaataaataattatatttattttcttataataaattgatttctattttcctcttttatttatatatgttactTCTCATCTTCTAGTCTTTACCTTTCCTAACTTACTTTATTCTATCAtcgaattattttttttgaggATTTTGACATATTTCATTATTTGATTTTCATGTTGTTTGTGTGTATCAATCTTCTTATGCTGTTTGTGTGTACCaatctttttatcttcattttttgttagtatgtttttctctttatttgcgTTATGgttgtttttattctatttattgattttgtattATGATTAGAAATGTGTTTCTTTTGCCCAATTGTTTTTTTaggtaatttttaatatatgaatttcGAGACTTCTTTTGCACATATTTTGataagaaactaaaattgtTACTTGAATTGAATTGCAGAAATATTAATTAGGTTGAGGTTTAGCCGTTTAATTGACAATTAGGATgaaatctataataaaataagccATGAACAATTCCAATATCATGCTTCAGGCCAAAGAAATTTcccaaaagttaaaaataataaaaacttatttaagatTGAATAGATTAACCTTATTATCTATTAAAAAGAagatttaaatgaaattaattataacaatgtaataaataatttatataaatttttttaaaaaaatcaaataaaaaacttcATCTTTAAATTTGCTTTaaatctttcaaactcttgAGTTTTTCCTAATTATAACTCtcatattaaatcattttaaaatctaaCTTTTATACTAGTGAACAATCATCATACTATTGATATTAATTCATCTTGGATTGAAATGTGTTTTTATACAATAATCTTTTTATAGTCTTCCAACAACTGAACCAATCTAGATAAACTCTTAGTCGATAAACCCTTTATCGATAACATCTCCCTTTAGCTCAtccagtaaaaaaaaaaaaacctaagaCTCACATAAATTGATTATACTTACCAAATCTAAGTTTAATgagtttaaatcaatatttactCATGGATTTTGATCTGGCAAAGTTTCCACAATCAAAATCTCTTTTATTATAGAATAAtgtaaagaaaaagttttttttttccaaaaagtgaaaattttaaaatgattaaaaaacaaacatttaacttcttcatttcctatttattttttaaaaaaattataatatttgggTCTTTCTAGTATAgtttcacaaaaatataattagattatattgtaatttacttcataaatttattatcatttttttattaagtttcaagtttcacaaattataattattataaataaaatagagacACCTTATTATACTGAAATGTCCAAGGTAAggaaatatcaatttaaaactttatttcattattttaatctaagttgagataaaaatatttgtggtTTACTAGAATActtgttaaattgattttaatttcttttcactCTGTTAAATAATTACAGTTTTAAtccataaaaaatttaaaaacggATTAATGTTCTTAGATGTTAATGAAGAATCAAAGTTATTATTCACAAATTATACccaaataaattatatcattGTCTGtgtttttaaaactattaaaacacACAAGAActtctataaaaaataaaaaaaaaacttccatAAGTTCCAAATGGAAAAAGTAATCTATGAACCAAATCTAGAAAAACATTTTTCcgttttaattattgattacaaTCTATCCAACCTTCATTTctactttcaatttttcttaatttaaactCTTCTTTACTTTCGTCGTCTTTGTCATCTCTATCTCACTCTTGTATccaatgtaatttaatttttcgaaattttaaaatttagtttcttaaatttattttcgaAATTTGTGATTTCCTACACTAGATTTCAAAGTCTCGTACATACAAAAAGAGATtaagaagataaataaataaaaattatccataatcgtaaaaattatttatatttacttttataattatatttttattatttttgttattatagaAAAAGTTTACATTCATGCACATAACGCATTTATGTTTACTAGTAATATTTATAAAGCATAAACATGCATAaccaattatttaaatattaaaaattagtttatgtacctattaagaaaatgaaattagttttcaacgttaataaatttaacaacGGAGGGTTAAAttgatgaatttataatatttaaaattatatgtataattcTATTACTTTaagatttattgtttttaaataatacttcATAGAAGGAACAAAGGACCCTTTGTCAAATGGACGAGAAACATAGCTGTGCCTTTTTCTTAAAATGTTATGGGTTGGGTCACTGCTTCTCTCAGCCCACATTTTACGTCTTTTCAAGCTTTCTCTATCTTCTTCGCCATCTCTTTCTCCACTCTCACAATTTCAACCTACACTCCCTACATTTTTGTATTAGGAAATTTACATTCtggaatataatttttatattttaaattatatatttcagaatataaaataaaaatacattttaaaatttcataatctaaaataaaaatgtatttatattttgaatgaattatatagtccaaatattttatattctacaAGTTTAGTATAATTATTCGGTTCGaactttctaatttaaaaatataattaaaaaaattatagtgaaTAAGCACATCAAATATGGATGTATACTCAGTTCTATTTACTATTAATGGGTTGTTCTCTCAAATAGAATCCAAATTAAAGACAAATTGTTATTCTCTTAATCTTTCCAAAACAAAGCATGTAAAAGATATACTGTAATTATTGCATTAGCTGAGCCATTTGGAGAGAGATATCTACCGGTGCAAAAGACTGCTACCACCAGTTCTCCAATTAGACATTCTCGTATTTATGCAATTACTCAACTTCCTAATGTGCAAGCTAAGCCTGTGTCACCGACCACTTTGCCACCATTGTTAACTACACCATTCCAACCTCCATTGCCAAATTCAAGAGTAAAGGGCGCTGAAGTTAAGAATCATCATTTAGTGAAAACTGATTTTAGAGTGGATGAATTTTagtgaatttcaaaataaagtttgtatttttttttttaagaaatttgagatgaaaataattggatttagaagtaaaatttataaaattacttaataatatgattaatatgATTAATTTGGGATGATCTCATTGATGAATTATGGGGCTTCCTTCGTTTCAAAAATTGGATTTATAATCTGGATATCACCAGATTTCATTAAAACATGaggataaatttaaaaatgcttttaaaaCTCATTTTGGGTATATAATTGGTTATACCATTTGGATTAACAAATATCTCTGTTAACTTTCAAAGTTTCATCGATGACAATTAAAGTGTTACATGGAAGGACCATCTAACTCGCTAGGAAATCATGTTACGCATTCTGTACCAACGCCACTTGTATGCTAAGTTTCTAAGTGATTATTTGGGCCACATGCTTTTCAGGGATACCAAATAATTAagcatgttttttgtttttttcttccatGTGAACAGTTTTgcacactttttcttttctgaacaGTTTCGTATAGTTTGTTATAACACCTGTTTAGTTTGTTACACATGGATGATTTTCTTCATCCTTACATATACAGGGCTTTGCCTTTCCTATAATGAGAATGATGGAATCAATGAAACATTTATTCtgagatggtatcagagctcttTCGGGAGTTCTGGTAGCCAAAAACctatcatatatttttgttcatttctttttatatctctgtttcttcttttctccaTGGCTAACCAGAGCCCCACATACGATGATTATCTCACCAATCCTTCAAATCCTCTATTCTTTCATGCCAATGAATCACCATCACAAGCATTAGTTTCACAACCCCTAAATGGACGAAATTATCATTCATGGGCAAGAGCTATGAAGCTCGCTCTTCTTTCTAAGAACAAACTCAAGCTTGTAGATGGCATTATTCCTTCTCCATCACCAACAGATTCGTACTATGGAGCGTGGGAGCGATGCAACAACATGGTTCTTGCTTGGATTCATAGATCCATTGATGATTCTATTCTACAATCCATTCTCTGGATTGATCAAGCATCAGAGGTTTGGCAAGATCTTCAGGATCATTTTTCTCAAGCAGATATGTTTAGGGTTTCTGATCTCCAAGAAGAGATTTTTCGCCTCCAACAAGGCACCCTCACTATTAGTCAATATTTCACTCAATTAAAAGGTCTATgggatgaatttgaaaattacagACCTATTCTCCATTGCAAGTGTTCAATACCCTGCACATGCGAAGCCATCCAAGCTTATAAAAGATACAGAGATCAAGACTATGTTATTCGTTTCCTCAAAGGTTTAAACGAGCAATTTTCACATGTCAGATCCCAGATTATGCTTCTAGATCCCCTTCCTCCAATAAACAAGGTTTTCTCTTTGATTGTTCAACAAGAGAGGCAAATGACTACTATAGAAAGGACTGAGTTATCATCTGATGCGAAAACCTTTGCTGTCAACACTTA
This genomic window contains:
- the LOC108332768 gene encoding uncharacterized protein LOC108332768: MANQSPTYDDYLTNPSNPLFFHANESPSQALVSQPLNGRNYHSWARAMKLALLSKNKLKLVDGIIPSPSPTDSYYGAWERCNNMVLAWIHRSIDDSILQSILWIDQASEVWQDLQDHFSQADMFRVSDLQEEIFRLQQGTLTISQYFTQLKGLWDEFENYRPILHCKCSIPCTCEAIQAYKRYRDQDYVIRFLKGLNEQFSHVRSQIMLLDPLPPINKVFSLIVQQERQMTTIERTELSSDAKTFAVNTYQYTSLGRGLAVNPNQYFGYGRGRGNRGRGRATIGRGQNSFNKLCTYCGKTNHTVETCYFKHGFHLGY